The genomic segment ACGAGGTAGTCGCTCCAGCGGCCGTTGAAGGTAGTGGCGCCCCATTGCGTGTTGGGGGTGGGGCCGAAGCCGATGCGCCACTGCGATCCCCATCCCAGCGAGCTGACCTGCGAGACCCACGCGGTGTAAGAGGCAGGTGCATGCGGGCGCATCCAGGCGCTGACGCTGATTGAGCCTGCATTGGCGTAGTCGGTGCTGGCGGGGAACTCGATGTAATCGCCGTTGCCGCTGAAGCGCTGCGCGTTGTCGGGTTTGTCCGTGCGGTCAGGCGCAGAGACAGCACCGTGAATGTTCGGTTTGGCGTCAGGGTGGCAGAGGTCGGCGGGAGCGCCGGTGAGGGGCAGAGCCGCGACGAGTCCTGCATTGAGGTGGACCGCGTCGCCGTAGTTATTGGGAACAAGGCCGGGGGCATCGAGTCCGTCTGAGAAACCCGGAAGTGCGCGCAGCCGGTCGGCCTCTTCTTTCCTGCCTCGCGCTTCGAGAGCAGCGAGCAGGTTGGCGCGCTCGACAGGATCGAAGCGGAAGTCGTCTTTGTAGCCGCTCTGCAGCAGTTGCCAGGTGGACGCCAGGCTTGCGGTGTCCGGCGAGCCGACGGCATCGAGTAGCGGGCGAGCGACGGACAAGAGCGGGAGGGGTTGTGTCTCGAAGCTCGAGCCGAAGCGGCGGGCCCAGGCATGGCGGCGGCGCTGCGGTTCGGTGAGGTAGCGGGCGGGGCCGCTGTGCGCGGGTGCGTCGGCCTGGCCGATGGCCTCGAGGGCGCGATAGAAGGCGCGGAAACCGACAGAGCCGTGGACTTCGCCGGGGAAGATCTCGTAGTGGTACTCGATGTCCGGACTTGGCGCGGCTTCAAACGTCTTGGCGAAGCGCATGGCGCCCACGGAGATGTCGGCCTCCTCATCACCGCCAGCGCCGATGAAGACGTAATGCTGCCCGGCGGCGGGAGCGGCGAGCGCACGGGCGAGCAGCGCGACGAACCGGTCGTCGAGGCCGTAGCTGGGACTGAGGGCGATGTTGGCCTGGAAGACGTCAGGCCGGCGGATGAAGGCGTAGAGCGAGAACATGCCGGCGTTGGAGTGTCCGGCGAGGATGTGGTATTTGCCGATGGTGTATTCCGATGCGATGTGGGGGATGAGTTCGTCGGCGAGGAACGAGAGGAAGCGATCGGAGGGCCCCTCGGCAAACTCGGCTCCGTTGAAGCTGGGCATGAGGTCGCGGCCGCGATTGGTGTTGGCCACGCCAACAATCACAGTCGGAGGCATGAGGTTGTTGGCCATCAGGTTTTCCATGCCCACGGCTACTTTGCGGAAGTTCCACTCGCCATCGAGGACCACCAGCAGGGGCATGTTGGGGACGAGCTTCTGCGGCGCGGCGATAAGCAGGTCGCGATCTTCATTGAGGATCTTCGACGTGAGCACCTCGTGCTTGCCGACGGTGAGGTCGAAGTCGCGGGCGCTGGCAACGAGCGAGGTGCATAGAACCATGAGTGCGAGAAGGAGGGGGTTGCGGGACGACTTCATGAACGTGCTGAACCTCTCAGGAGCGTGCGTGGAATGCATTGTTGAGTGACAGGCCATGATAGAACTTTCTCGCGCGGGGTTGGGGGCTGGTAGATTCATCGGGAATGGAATCGGATACCTCTTTCGGTTGCAGGGCGGAATGAACGTGAATAAGCTTGCGGTTTTTGCTTGGGCACTGGTGATGGTTCTCGTGGTGGGACCGCGCGTCGAAACAACCGTGGAGAGCGCCGGCTCGGAGCAGGCGAAGTTCTTTCCAGTGTCAGTCTGGTACAGCGGCGGGAAGGCGCGCGCGCCTATGCTGGAGCCCGTCAATACCGGCTCGGCTGCGGCCTGGAGCGAGGATCTCCGTAAGATCAAGGGGCTCGGCTTTAACACCATACGCACGTGGGTGGAATGGAACACGGGCGAGCCGCGGGAGGGCGAATATCATCTCGAGAATCTGGACCTGCTGCTGAAATTGGCCGAGCAGGCTGGGCTGAAGGTGATGGTGCAGGTCTACGTGGATTCGGCACCCGAGTGGGTGGGCGCGAAGTATCCCGATGGGCGCTATGCGGCACAGGATGGGCAACCGATTCCCGCACAGGCGGCGCCGGGCTACTGCTTCGATCATGCAGGAGTGCGCGACGCGATTCTCAACTTCTATCGCGAGGTGGCGCGGCATGCGGAGGAGAGTCCGGCCTTCTACGGATGGGATCTGTGGAGTGAACCCGCGGCGCTGAACTGGGCGCGGGTCGGATACAAGGCGGAGCCGATGTTCTGTTACTGCCCCAGCAGCATCGCGCGCTTTCGGGCATGGCTTCAGCAGAAGTACGGCTCGCTGGATCGGCTGAACGAGGCGTGGCACCGCACTTTTACTGACTGGAGGCAGGTGGAGCCGCCGCGGTATGGAACGATTCTGACCTATGCGGATTTCATGGACTGGCGCGTGTTCTACGGCGAGAAGCTCGCCCAGGATCTGAAGGCTCGCAATGACGCGGTGAAGCAGGTGGACGCCGGCCATGTGACTATGAGCCACGCGCCCAATCCCTCGCCGCTGGTGCGGACGCTGGCCGACCCATACGATCCGACTGACGATTATCTGATGAAGGATTCGGTGGACTTGTTCGGGACCAGCTTCTATCCCAAGCTCACCGCGCAGGAGCACAACTGGACTCTGGAACGGCGTGTGCTGGCGATGGACCTGACGGCGAGCATCACCGGTGGACGCGGGTTTGTTGTGGGCGAGCTGCAAAGCGGGTATGGCATCCACGGCACTACCGTGGGCTCACCGGTGACCGCGAGCGATCTTGAGATGTGGACGTGGGGCATGGTGTCGCGCGGGGCGCGCGCTATCAATTACTACGCGTTTTATCCGATGAATGCGGGGTACGAGTCGGGCGGATACGGGATGATTAACCTGGACGGATCGCTGACGGAGCGCAGCCGCCATGCCGGCGAGATCGCGAAAGAGATCAGTGCGAATGCCGACCTCCTGCTCGATGCGAAGCCGGAGCCTGCTGAGGCCGCTGTGGTTTTCAGCCCGCTGGCGCCGCTGGTGGGCGGATACGACGAAGAAGGCAGCCGGACGGCGATGCACCAGGCCGTGGCGGGCTATCACCGGATGTTCTTCGAGCGCAATTTGCGGCTGGATGTGCTGAGCGCGCGGGAGCTGGGGCAGGATCATCTGGAGCGGTACAGGCTGGTGATCGTGCCGTATCCGCTGATGCTGACGGAGGAAGAAGCAAACGCGCTGCGCGCTTATGCGGAGGGCGGCGGGCACTTATTTGTGGAGGCGCGGCCGGGCTGGGTGGATGAACGTGGCCACGCGCAGATACGGGTTCCGGGTTTTGGATGGGACCAGATGCTGGGCCTGCGCGAAAAGCAGGTAACGCCGGGCAAGGAATTCGCTGTGAGATGGGGGACGGCAACGTTCAAGGCCATGACCTTTGCCGAGCAGTTCGAGGCAGAAGGCGCGTCGGCGCAGGCGGTTGCGACGCTTGAGGACGGCACGCCGGTAGCCTACGAGAGCAAGACGGGCAAAGGCAGCGCGATCGTGTTCGGCAGCTTCGCCGGTCACGAGAACTATCGGGAGCCTGTGAAGATGCATCCGCTGGGAGACATTCTGGCGAACTGGGCTGGGCTCTCGCGGCCGCAGCTAGACGCGCCGCCGCTGGTGGAACTGCGCGAGATGAAAGCGCCGCAGGGACGGGTGGTGTTCCTGTTCAATCACGGCGACAAGGCAGCCCGGGTGCAGTTCGCGCGGGAGCTGGAAAAACCGGCGAAGGCGGTGCGCGAGATCGCAACAGGCGCCACGGTGCCTGCCGACGGATCGCATTTGCGGATCACGGCCGAGGTGCCGCCCGGCAGCGTGGGCGTGTACCGGATCGACTACTGAGCAAAGCGAATCTCGCAGAAGGGGCGCCGCTCGCGCCCCCTTTTTCTTATGCGGAGGCGGCCCAGTTCTTTTCTTAGAAAACTGGCGGATGAACTTTTTTTCCTGCCACGCGTACCTTTCTGCATCCCCAACGGGGAATTCCTGCGGATAAGAGAGTAGACGCGAACGCAATGGCCCACGATTGGCAAGCGGATTTTGAACGGCTCGTGGACGAGCATCAATCGATGGTCTATTCGATTGCGTTGCGCATGACCGGCGATCGCGGTCTGGCCGAGGAGATTGCGCAGGACGTGTTTCTGGAACTGGACAAGAGCCTGAGCAAGATTGAGTCCGCAGAACACGCCTACTGGTGGCTGCGGCGGGTGACGATGAGCCGGGCGACGGATGCGCTGCGGCGACGTCGGGTGCGGGGCATGGATTTGTGGGTGGCGCTCGACGATCATCACGGGCAGTCAACAGAAGAGAAGGGCTCGCCGCTGGGCGCACGTCTGGAGTACCTGATGACTACGCTGCCTGAGGCGCAGCGGTCGGCATTGATCCTCCGCTACCAGGAGGACATGATGCCGGAGGAGATTGCAGCCATGCTGGACGCGCCGGTGGCCACGGTGAAGAGCAATCTGCAGCGCGGACTGAAACTGCTGCGGGCCAAGGCGACGAGCCAGTTGCGGGAGTTCATTCGCGGAGTGGGAACGGATGCCTGAGTTCGACGATTTTGAGCGGGAGCTGCAAGAGGCGCTGGAGCACCGGCCGGCTCCTCCCGGCCTGAAGCGGAAGATCATGGAGCGGCGTGCGGAACGTCACGCGCCGCGGCCGTGGTTCGCAGTCGCCAGTGCGGCCTTGTGGATGAAGCTAGCGGCAACGCTGGTGATTGTGGCGATTCTTGCCGGCGGTGGGCTGGAGTGGCGGGCGCGCAAGGTGGAAGAGCAGCGCAGGGGCGAGGCGGCTCGGCAGCAGGTTCTGACAGCATTGCGGATTACGGGCCATGCTTTGGACAAGGTGCAGGCCAAGCTGGCGGAACACGATGAGGATGGCAATTGAGCAAGCGGGGAGTGAGGACGATGAGAAAGCGTGGGATTGGCTGGGGACTGGTTGTACTGGTGCTGGGAGCGACGGGCTCAATAAGCATGGCTCGTGCGCAGGCCGCGGGAATGCCTGAGGGTTTGCCGTTGCCTCCAGCGGTGGAGAAGGAACTGGCTGCGAAGGCTGTCGATGTGACCGAGGTGACGCTGGGCAAGAACATGCTCGACTTTGCCGCGAAGTTCATGAAGGACAAGGACGATGAGCAGGCGCGCAAGCTGATCCAGGGGCTGAAGGGTATTTACGTTCGCGAGTACACCTTCGAGAAGGAAGGCGAGTACTCGATGGACCAGCTCAAGCAGCTCCGCACCTATTTCGGAGGGAGCGAGTGGTCGCCCATTGTGCACGAGATTGAGCACCACAAGGGCGGCACCACTGAGACGACTGACGTAATGATGAAGACGGTGAACGGCGAGACGCAGGGGATGTTCATTCTGTCAGCCGAGCCGAAAGAGCTGTCGATCGTGCTGATCCTCGGGCCGATTAACGCGGACGAACTGGGCGAGTTGCATGGGATCGCCGGGCTGCATGCGCTCAAGGACGTGGAAAAGAGCGTGAAGAAATCCACCAAAGACAAGGACAAGGATAAGACCAAGGACGGAGGCGCAGAATGAGACGGTTCCTGTTTGTCTTTGTATGCTTCATCGCGCTGGTGGTGCCGGTGGCTGTGCTGGCGTCGAGCGGCGAGGGCGGCTTCGACGGCGTGGTGCGATCGCTCGAATTGAAGTACCACGTGCATGCCACGCGCATTCCGTTCCTGGGATTGATCAGCTTTGTGGCGCGAAAGGCTACGCAGGACGGCGTGAGCAATCTGCACGTTGCGGAGTTTGAGCACTTCGACGTGTCGATGGACGGCGAAGAACTGAACCGCATGGTGGAGCAGAAGCTGGGCGCCGGCTGGGAACGCATGATCCGCGAGACCAAGCGCAACGGATCGGAACAGACGCTGATCTTCGTGCATCCGGAAGGCAAGCGCATGGGCATGTTCATTGTGGATGCCGACGGCAACGACCTGAACGTTGTCCAGCTCTCGGTCGATCCCGATCACCTCAACGAGAGCATCGGCAAGTACGACCATCACGACAAGGATTGGGACAACGATTCGGATTAGGCTGATTGGATTGAGGCGAGGAGGGCTTCGGTGTTTGCCGAGGCCCTTTTCTTTATGCGTTCTTTCTTGCAAAGCGCAGCGGCGTTCGTCACGATAGAGGCACTCGCTTCCAGCAGGGCATCCGGCTGGAGCGCCTTAATCCACTTCCCTTCCCGCATTTCCTAAGGACCTCGATTGCCGAACGCAACGCAAAATGCAGGTGACGCTCCCGTGGCCTCCACCTATGGATTGCAGGCGGGGGCTCTGGACCCGATGCAGACGCTGGCGCAGTCGGTCTCGGCGGTTTCGCCTACTACGGGATCGTCGCTGACGGTTCCGCTGGTCTTCGCGCTGGCGGGCAATGGCACGTGGCTCGTGTATCTGCTTGCTACGGGATCGATCTTGCTGGTGGCGTGGTGCATCAGCCGGTTCGCGCGCACCTCGGCATCGCCTGGCTCGCTCTACAGCTACGCATCCGATTCGCTGCCGCCGGTGTTCGGAGCCGCAGTCGGTTGGGGGCTGCTGCTCGCGTACGTTGCAACCGGAGCTTCAGTTGCTGGCGGCGCGATGTACTACGCGATCCTGCTGGGCGCGCAGTTTCTGCACTTATCGTTTGCGCCTGTTCCCACGCTGGCGGTGATTTGCGCTGTTGCCGGGTACATCGCGTATCGCGATATCAAACTGTCAGCCGGCGTGATGCTGTGGATTGAGTTTGTAACCCTGGCAGTTATCCTCACGGTTCTGGCAGCGTTGCTGATCCACACCGGGTTCCACATCGACGCGGATCAAGTACGGCTGAAGGGGCTGCACTTTGGCGCCATGGGGCCCGCGCTGGTGCTGGCCATCTTCACCTTCGTTGGATTTGAAAGTGCTACTACGCTGGGCGTTGAGGCGCGCCAGCCGCTGCGGACAATTCCCCGCGCAGTGCTGCAGTGCGCGGTGCTCGCGGGCATGTTCTTCATGCTGTGTTCCTACGCTGAGGTGGTGGGCTTTCGCGGACTCACCAGCAGCCTCAGCGATGCATCGAGCCCGATGAATATCCTGGCTGACCGTGCGGGGCTTCCGGCCTTCGGCCTGGTGATGGAAATTGGCGCGATGGTGAGCAACTTCGCCTGCGTGCTGGCGTGCACCACGGCAGCAGCACGCGTGCTGCTGCGCATGGCGCGATCAGGGCTGGTGCCTGAATTCATGCAGCGCACCAGCGCCCGGCGCAATTCGCCTACCGCGGCTACGGTTCTTGCTTCGCTGTTTATGTTCGTCGGAACGACCGGCATGGCTCTGTGCAACGTGACGGGCTACGAGATGTACGACCTAGCGGGCTCGCTGGCCGTCTTCGGTTTTCTCACCGCCTATGCGCTTGTCGCGGTGGCAGTTCCGTTTGCCACGCGCGAAAACG from the Occallatibacter riparius genome contains:
- a CDS encoding LamG-like jellyroll fold domain-containing protein, which produces MKSSRNPLLLALMVLCTSLVASARDFDLTVGKHEVLTSKILNEDRDLLIAAPQKLVPNMPLLVVLDGEWNFRKVAVGMENLMANNLMPPTVIVGVANTNRGRDLMPSFNGAEFAEGPSDRFLSFLADELIPHIASEYTIGKYHILAGHSNAGMFSLYAFIRRPDVFQANIALSPSYGLDDRFVALLARALAAPAAGQHYVFIGAGGDEEADISVGAMRFAKTFEAAPSPDIEYHYEIFPGEVHGSVGFRAFYRALEAIGQADAPAHSGPARYLTEPQRRRHAWARRFGSSFETQPLPLLSVARPLLDAVGSPDTASLASTWQLLQSGYKDDFRFDPVERANLLAALEARGRKEEADRLRALPGFSDGLDAPGLVPNNYGDAVHLNAGLVAALPLTGAPADLCHPDAKPNIHGAVSAPDRTDKPDNAQRFSGNGDYIEFPASTDYANAGSISVSAWMRPHAPASYTAWVSQVSSLGWGSQWRIGFGPTPNTQWGATTFNGRWSDYLVNGEGLPVDKWVHTTAVFDQTLGELHIYLNGRELQVFHGIAPWAASKGPILIGAQRDDGVFFNGDVSDVRVYRRVLNPKEVEALSQLDDTSATSTAACTADATAPAAPVPAAPETQPKKTWLRHRKHKTNP
- a CDS encoding beta-galactosidase, translating into MNVNKLAVFAWALVMVLVVGPRVETTVESAGSEQAKFFPVSVWYSGGKARAPMLEPVNTGSAAAWSEDLRKIKGLGFNTIRTWVEWNTGEPREGEYHLENLDLLLKLAEQAGLKVMVQVYVDSAPEWVGAKYPDGRYAAQDGQPIPAQAAPGYCFDHAGVRDAILNFYREVARHAEESPAFYGWDLWSEPAALNWARVGYKAEPMFCYCPSSIARFRAWLQQKYGSLDRLNEAWHRTFTDWRQVEPPRYGTILTYADFMDWRVFYGEKLAQDLKARNDAVKQVDAGHVTMSHAPNPSPLVRTLADPYDPTDDYLMKDSVDLFGTSFYPKLTAQEHNWTLERRVLAMDLTASITGGRGFVVGELQSGYGIHGTTVGSPVTASDLEMWTWGMVSRGARAINYYAFYPMNAGYESGGYGMINLDGSLTERSRHAGEIAKEISANADLLLDAKPEPAEAAVVFSPLAPLVGGYDEEGSRTAMHQAVAGYHRMFFERNLRLDVLSARELGQDHLERYRLVIVPYPLMLTEEEANALRAYAEGGGHLFVEARPGWVDERGHAQIRVPGFGWDQMLGLREKQVTPGKEFAVRWGTATFKAMTFAEQFEAEGASAQAVATLEDGTPVAYESKTGKGSAIVFGSFAGHENYREPVKMHPLGDILANWAGLSRPQLDAPPLVELREMKAPQGRVVFLFNHGDKAARVQFARELEKPAKAVREIATGATVPADGSHLRITAEVPPGSVGVYRIDY
- a CDS encoding DUF4252 domain-containing protein yields the protein MRKRGIGWGLVVLVLGATGSISMARAQAAGMPEGLPLPPAVEKELAAKAVDVTEVTLGKNMLDFAAKFMKDKDDEQARKLIQGLKGIYVREYTFEKEGEYSMDQLKQLRTYFGGSEWSPIVHEIEHHKGGTTETTDVMMKTVNGETQGMFILSAEPKELSIVLILGPINADELGELHGIAGLHALKDVEKSVKKSTKDKDKDKTKDGGAE
- a CDS encoding RNA polymerase sigma factor is translated as MAHDWQADFERLVDEHQSMVYSIALRMTGDRGLAEEIAQDVFLELDKSLSKIESAEHAYWWLRRVTMSRATDALRRRRVRGMDLWVALDDHHGQSTEEKGSPLGARLEYLMTTLPEAQRSALILRYQEDMMPEEIAAMLDAPVATVKSNLQRGLKLLRAKATSQLREFIRGVGTDA
- a CDS encoding APC family permease, with amino-acid sequence MASTYGLQAGALDPMQTLAQSVSAVSPTTGSSLTVPLVFALAGNGTWLVYLLATGSILLVAWCISRFARTSASPGSLYSYASDSLPPVFGAAVGWGLLLAYVATGASVAGGAMYYAILLGAQFLHLSFAPVPTLAVICAVAGYIAYRDIKLSAGVMLWIEFVTLAVILTVLAALLIHTGFHIDADQVRLKGLHFGAMGPALVLAIFTFVGFESATTLGVEARQPLRTIPRAVLQCAVLAGMFFMLCSYAEVVGFRGLTSSLSDASSPMNILADRAGLPAFGLVMEIGAMVSNFACVLACTTAAARVLLRMARSGLVPEFMQRTSARRNSPTAATVLASLFMFVGTTGMALCNVTGYEMYDLAGSLAVFGFLTAYALVAVAVPFATRENGQISRLAAVISPATVLVMVLITVLDIRSSADAAHARIPYLFLGYLAVGFAIYFSRRRQHQWLPETVVEPES